A genomic segment from Stenotrophomonas maltophilia encodes:
- the gluQRS gene encoding tRNA glutamyl-Q(34) synthetase GluQRS: MTAIVPCGRFAPSPTGLLHPGSLLAAFGSWLLARHHGGLWRLRIEDVDPPRTVPGAAEAQLQALAAFGLAHDGPVLWQSARGEAYQAALDVLLASDLAFICHCSRSELAASGGIHHRCVARQPRPDPAVRFRVPPGSVVRFDDGLRGPQQQNVHAEVGDFVLRRADGCWAYQLAVVVDDAAQGVTEVVRGADLLDSTARQILLQQALGLAVPRYWHLPLLLDAPGHKLSKSLASLPVDSTRPVPVLRALWQLLGQAPAALDGADDRDALLDAAQRAFDPSQLPRTDILLPAGALSAPMLQNPPSPT; this comes from the coding sequence ATGACCGCCATTGTTCCCTGCGGCCGCTTCGCGCCCTCGCCGACCGGCCTGCTCCACCCCGGATCCCTGCTTGCCGCCTTCGGCAGCTGGCTGCTTGCCCGCCATCATGGCGGCCTGTGGCGGCTGCGCATCGAAGACGTCGATCCGCCGCGCACGGTGCCTGGCGCCGCGGAGGCACAACTGCAGGCGCTGGCCGCCTTCGGCCTGGCCCACGACGGCCCGGTCCTGTGGCAGAGCGCCCGTGGCGAGGCCTATCAGGCCGCGCTGGATGTGTTGCTGGCCAGTGACCTGGCCTTCATCTGCCACTGCAGCCGCAGCGAACTGGCCGCCAGCGGCGGTATCCACCACCGCTGCGTTGCGCGGCAGCCGCGACCGGACCCTGCCGTCCGCTTCCGCGTACCGCCCGGCAGCGTGGTCCGCTTCGACGATGGCCTGCGTGGCCCGCAGCAGCAGAACGTGCACGCCGAGGTCGGCGACTTCGTGCTGCGCCGTGCCGACGGCTGCTGGGCGTACCAATTGGCCGTGGTGGTTGATGACGCCGCGCAGGGCGTGACCGAAGTGGTGCGCGGGGCCGACCTGCTCGATTCCACCGCGCGGCAGATCCTGCTGCAGCAGGCGCTGGGCCTGGCAGTGCCGCGCTACTGGCATCTGCCGCTGCTGCTCGATGCCCCGGGGCACAAACTGTCCAAGTCGCTGGCGTCGCTGCCGGTGGACAGCACGCGGCCGGTGCCGGTACTGCGTGCGCTGTGGCAGCTGCTGGGCCAGGCGCCTGCCGCACTGGACGGCGCCGATGACCGGGATGCGCTGCTGGACGCGGCGCAACGGGCGTTCGACCCCTCGCAGCTGCCGCGTACCGACATCCTGTTGCCGGCCGGCGCACTTTCCGCGCCGATGTTGCAGAATCCCCCCTCCCCCACCTGA
- the phaR gene encoding polyhydroxyalkanoate synthesis repressor PhaR has translation MAATRIIKKYPNRRLYDTEISSYITIEDVRQLILDGEDFEVRDAKSGDDLTRSVLLQIIADQEQDGEPMLSTQLLSQLIRFYGDSLQGFMGNYLERSMQVFLDQQQQFRQQMGNLLGQTPWAMMNQLTERNLELWQEFQRNMGGGFGGPRPGGTGTGTGTGNKPGEPGTGTGTGGKTRR, from the coding sequence ATGGCTGCGACCCGCATCATCAAGAAGTATCCGAACCGCCGTCTCTACGACACCGAGATCTCCAGCTACATCACCATCGAGGACGTGCGCCAGCTGATCCTGGACGGTGAAGACTTCGAAGTCCGCGACGCCAAGAGCGGCGACGACCTCACTCGATCGGTCCTGCTGCAGATCATTGCCGACCAGGAACAGGACGGCGAACCGATGCTGTCCACCCAGCTGCTGAGCCAGCTGATCCGCTTCTACGGCGATTCCCTGCAGGGCTTCATGGGCAATTACCTGGAGCGCAGCATGCAGGTCTTCCTCGACCAGCAGCAGCAGTTCCGCCAGCAGATGGGCAACCTGCTGGGCCAGACCCCGTGGGCGATGATGAACCAGCTGACCGAGCGCAACCTGGAACTGTGGCAGGAATTCCAGCGCAACATGGGCGGCGGCTTCGGTGGCCCGCGCCCGGGTGGCACCGGAACGGGAACCGGCACCGGCAACAAGCCCGGCGAACCGGGCACCGGTACCGGTACCGGCGGCAAGACCCGCCGCTGA
- a CDS encoding RNA methyltransferase, translated as MSQFPAATRLRFVLVGTQHPGNMGAAARALKTMGLARLVLVAPEKPLDEEAFRRSAGAEDVLGEAPVVATLAEAVADCRLVLGCTARARRVQLEEYLPADAAARAVGKAGEGAEVALVFGRERTGLTNEELQLCHAAVHIPSDPEFSSLNLAAAVQVLAYETRMQLLGAQPAADAEPGFREQAASHEQMESFFAQLGDTLDEIDFHKGRAPESAMRKLRRLFLRSEPSEQEVRLLRGILADTQRMARLAQAGSKDS; from the coding sequence ATGTCCCAGTTTCCCGCCGCCACCCGCCTCCGATTCGTCCTGGTCGGTACCCAGCACCCCGGCAACATGGGGGCCGCTGCCCGCGCCCTGAAGACCATGGGCCTGGCCCGCCTGGTGCTGGTCGCCCCCGAAAAACCACTGGACGAGGAGGCCTTCCGCCGCTCGGCCGGTGCCGAAGACGTGCTGGGGGAGGCCCCGGTGGTGGCCACCCTGGCCGAGGCCGTTGCTGATTGCCGCCTGGTGCTGGGCTGCACCGCCCGTGCCCGCCGCGTGCAGCTGGAGGAGTATCTGCCGGCCGATGCCGCCGCCAGAGCAGTGGGCAAGGCGGGCGAGGGCGCCGAGGTGGCGCTGGTGTTCGGCCGCGAGCGCACCGGCCTGACCAACGAGGAACTGCAGCTCTGCCATGCGGCGGTGCATATTCCGTCCGACCCGGAGTTCAGCTCGCTCAACCTGGCTGCCGCGGTGCAGGTGCTGGCCTATGAAACGCGCATGCAGCTGCTGGGCGCGCAGCCGGCCGCCGACGCCGAACCGGGGTTCCGGGAACAGGCGGCCAGCCATGAGCAGATGGAGAGCTTCTTCGCCCAGCTCGGCGACACCCTGGACGAGATCGATTTCCACAAGGGCCGCGCACCGGAATCGGCGATGCGCAAGCTGCGCCGCCTGTTCCTGCGCAGCGAGCCGAGCGAGCAGGAGGTGCGCCTGTTGCGCGGCATCCTCGCCGACACCCAGCGCATGGCGCGACTGGCGCAAGCGGGCAGCAAGGACAGCTGA
- the phbB gene encoding acetoacetyl-CoA reductase, translating to MTSRVALVTGGTGGIGTAICQRLADQGHRVATNYRDEAKARAWQQAMTERGYSVSIFPGDVSDPGSAEALVRAVEAELGPVEILVNNAGITRDTTFHRMRADQWHDVINTNLNSVFNVTRPVIEGMRRRGWGRVIQISSINGLKGQYGQANYAAAKAGMHGFTISLARENAGFGITVNTISPGYVATDMVMAVPEDVRAKIIADIPTGRLGKPEEIAYGVSFLVAEEASWITGSNLDINGGHHMGW from the coding sequence ATGACATCTCGCGTCGCACTGGTCACCGGTGGAACCGGCGGCATCGGTACCGCCATCTGCCAACGCCTGGCCGACCAGGGCCACCGGGTCGCCACCAATTACCGCGACGAGGCCAAGGCCCGCGCCTGGCAGCAGGCGATGACCGAGCGCGGCTACAGCGTGTCGATCTTCCCGGGCGATGTCTCTGATCCAGGCAGCGCCGAGGCGCTGGTGCGTGCGGTCGAGGCCGAACTGGGCCCAGTCGAGATCCTGGTCAACAACGCCGGCATCACCCGCGACACGACGTTCCACCGCATGCGCGCGGACCAGTGGCACGATGTGATCAACACCAACCTCAACTCGGTGTTCAACGTCACCCGCCCGGTCATCGAGGGCATGCGCCGCCGCGGCTGGGGCCGGGTCATCCAGATCAGCTCGATCAACGGCCTGAAGGGCCAGTACGGCCAGGCCAACTATGCTGCGGCCAAGGCCGGCATGCACGGTTTCACCATCTCGTTGGCCCGCGAGAACGCCGGCTTCGGCATCACCGTGAACACCATTTCGCCCGGCTACGTCGCCACCGACATGGTGATGGCGGTTCCGGAGGACGTGCGCGCGAAGATCATCGCCGACATCCCCACCGGGCGCCTCGGCAAGCCGGAAGAAATCGCCTATGGCGTGTCCTTCCTGGTGGCCGAGGAAGCCTCATGGATCACCGGCAGCAACCTGGACATCAACGGCGGCCACCACATGGGCTGGTAA
- the htpX gene encoding protease HtpX, which produces MFTRIALFLATNLAVLILAGIVMSILGVDSRSMSGLLVMAGIFGFGGSFISLLLSKWMAKRSTGAVVITEPRNQTERWLLATVERQAKAAGIGMPEVAVYDGPEINAFATGANRNNALVAVSTGLLHNMSEDEAEAVLGHEIAHVANGDMITMALLQGVLNTFVIVLARVVGGVIDSALSGNREGGGRGFAYFIIVFVLEMVFGLFATMISMWFSRHREFRADAGGASLAGRQKMIAALERLQLNHGQSTLPTQIAAFGIAGSTAKKLFMSHPPLEERIAALRASTVA; this is translated from the coding sequence ATGTTTACCCGTATTGCCCTGTTCCTGGCGACCAACCTCGCGGTCCTGATCCTGGCCGGCATCGTCATGTCGATCCTGGGCGTGGACTCGCGTTCGATGAGCGGCCTGCTGGTCATGGCCGGCATCTTCGGTTTCGGTGGCTCCTTCATCTCGCTGCTGCTGTCCAAGTGGATGGCCAAGCGTTCCACGGGTGCGGTGGTGATCACGGAGCCGCGCAACCAGACCGAGCGCTGGCTGCTGGCCACGGTCGAGCGCCAGGCCAAGGCGGCCGGCATCGGCATGCCGGAAGTGGCGGTCTATGACGGCCCGGAGATCAATGCCTTCGCCACCGGTGCCAACCGCAACAACGCGCTGGTGGCGGTGTCCACCGGCCTGCTGCACAACATGAGCGAAGACGAGGCCGAAGCGGTGCTGGGCCACGAAATCGCCCACGTTGCCAACGGTGACATGATCACCATGGCACTGCTGCAGGGCGTGCTGAACACCTTCGTGATCGTGCTGGCGCGCGTGGTCGGCGGCGTCATCGACAGCGCGCTGTCGGGCAACCGTGAAGGTGGCGGCCGCGGCTTCGCCTATTTCATCATCGTGTTCGTGCTGGAGATGGTGTTCGGCCTGTTCGCCACCATGATCTCGATGTGGTTCTCGCGCCACCGCGAATTCCGCGCCGATGCGGGTGGTGCCTCGCTGGCCGGTCGCCAGAAGATGATCGCCGCGCTGGAGCGCCTGCAGCTCAACCACGGCCAGAGCACGCTGCCGACCCAGATCGCGGCGTTCGGTATTGCCGGTTCGACGGCGAAGAAGCTGTTCATGAGCCACCCGCCGCTGGAAGAGCGCATCGCGGCGCTGCGGGCATCGACGGTGGCGTAA
- a CDS encoding inositol monophosphatase family protein — MQKPAVTVMVKAARLAGNVLLRNINKLEALNVVQKGRMDYASEVDADAEKVIVKELKRAYPDYGIFGEEGGVQGERRQMWVIDPLDGTSNYLRGVPHYCVSIALVENGEPTDAVIFDPLRNELFTASRGAGAVLNDRRIRVADRKDLEGTMIHTGFAPRERSRTSAQLKAVDALLVHGEDIRRTGSAALDLAYVACGRADAYFEAGVKAWDIAAGLLLVREAGGKVCDFKGATLGRMDNRGPDTHQIVAGNLKVAESLQKVLVNTGYAAEFDAKF, encoded by the coding sequence ATGCAGAAACCCGCCGTAACCGTCATGGTCAAGGCCGCCCGCCTCGCCGGCAACGTCCTGTTGCGCAACATCAACAAGCTCGAGGCACTGAACGTGGTGCAGAAGGGCCGGATGGACTACGCCAGCGAAGTGGATGCGGACGCGGAAAAGGTCATCGTCAAGGAACTCAAGCGCGCTTACCCGGACTACGGCATCTTCGGTGAAGAAGGTGGCGTGCAGGGCGAGCGCCGCCAGATGTGGGTCATCGACCCGCTGGACGGCACCAGCAACTACCTGCGCGGCGTGCCGCACTACTGCGTGTCGATCGCCCTGGTCGAGAACGGCGAGCCGACCGACGCGGTCATCTTCGACCCGCTGCGCAATGAACTGTTCACCGCCAGCCGTGGCGCGGGCGCCGTGCTGAACGACCGTCGCATCCGCGTGGCCGACCGCAAGGACCTGGAAGGCACGATGATCCACACCGGCTTTGCCCCGCGCGAGCGCAGCCGTACCAGTGCCCAGCTGAAGGCGGTCGACGCCCTGCTGGTGCACGGCGAGGACATCCGCCGCACCGGTTCGGCGGCACTGGACCTGGCCTACGTGGCCTGCGGCCGTGCCGACGCCTACTTCGAAGCCGGCGTGAAGGCATGGGACATCGCCGCCGGCCTGCTGCTGGTCCGCGAGGCGGGCGGCAAGGTCTGCGACTTCAAGGGCGCGACCCTGGGCCGCATGGACAACCGTGGCCCGGACACCCATCAGATCGTGGCCGGCAACCTGAAGGTGGCCGAGTCGCTGCAGAAGGTGCTGGTCAACACCGGCTACGCCGCCGAGTTCGACGCGAAGTTCTGA